The region GGTTTGTCCTCCGCAATGTACTCCCATACTATATGAGTTGGGTCTTTATATGTAAGAGTTATATATCCTTCTCCAATATGACATTCTTCACCAGTATATTGAATACCAACGCTTTTATTTTCAAAAGAAGCGGAGGAACTTTTCAAAGCTCCAGCATCTGTGATACTTTTATGGCGGTTCGTGTAAATTTCTTTACCATCAGGATTTAGAATAGTATAACGCATAAACAAGACATCACGATAGTAACTTACATTTTCTTCTTTAGAAGGGTGCTTTTCAACCTTTTCAATATTTAGAATAACTTGATTATCCTTGTATTCCGCTGTCCATTCACCTACGAATTTGGGAAGAATGTTATCCATATCTTTTAAATATACTCCAGTGCTTATATTCATTGCTCCTGAAAGACGCTCAACTTGAGCACTGGCATATATACCCAATAAGAAAACAGTTGAAAATATAATTTTTTTCATAAAGTGTGATTTGTTAATGAGGTAAATATAAAATAAAAATTTATATATACATTACGGTTTGCCGTAAATTAATATAAACCTAGTATTATATTCTGTTTTCATATGGTTAAAATTTCAAATTAATAGTACAATGTTATAGATGTAATAATCTTGTTAACGGTTGGATTGGTGTGTATTTGGTAAGTGTTATTGCTAATGTAGAATAACGAATTTAATGTGCTTTTAATAAGTGTTTTATGTAAATTTCTGCAACATACTACCAATATATACTACATATTTATTCAATCATTATATAGCTTATTATATCCAATAATCAATCGTTTGGGTAACTTTTGGGTAGTTTATACAGTACAGTTTCGGTCAGAATTGTTTTCATGGGAGCGATTTTAAACTCTAATACATCACATTATACAAAAGAACTGTAATAAAGTTAGGGTAAGAAGGTAAGTTAAATCAGTAAGTTTTTATAATTTATTGATACTATAATAATTTTTATAGCTTTTAAGTGTTAATACTATTTTACCTTACCCACCCCCAGCAACTAAACTATACTAATCACTGGTTAATGGCTTGCCGAGCTTGTTTCTAATATCAATATACAGTAAAGTACCTTCATTTTCACCTACTTTTGTCTGAGATCCCTCTTTACTTATAACTTTCCAGATTCCGTTATGTTTTGATAGCTTGTATTTATTAAAAGATCCGTTTTTGACTCTTAATATGTCTACACCAGCTTCATTATCTTTATAGGAGATACTGTATAGAAACCAGAAAT is a window of Elizabethkingia anophelis R26 DNA encoding:
- a CDS encoding DUF6705 family protein, whose protein sequence is MKKIIFSTVFLLGIYASAQVERLSGAMNISTGVYLKDMDNILPKFVGEWTAEYKDNQVILNIEKVEKHPSKEENVSYYRDVLFMRYTILNPDGKEIYTNRHKSITDAGALKSSSASFENKSVGIQYTGEECHIGEGYITLTYKDPTHIVWEYIAEDKPIDKAKCPNYKNIKVYIPTVYELEFTKK